A stretch of DNA from Pseudomonadota bacterium:
CCGCGAAGCGGAATTGGCGAAGGTCTATGACGAGTTGAAACACGCACCCCGTGAGGAGGAAGCGCGAAGGGCGGTCGGCAAACTCTGGAACATCTGGCTCATGACACCGGACGAAGCATCTGCCGAATTGATGAACAAGGCGATCCGCACCACCCGCTATGCCGACTACGCTACTGCGCTCGACCAACTCTCAACGGTCATCGACCAGCATCCGACCTATGCGGAGGCGTGGAACCAGCGGGCGCATGTCCATTTTCTGCGGCAGGACTGGGAGCGTTCGATTGCCGATTGTGAGAAAGTACTGGAACTGGAGCCGAAACATCTTGGATGTTTGACGGGCCTGGCGATCATTCACATCCGTCAGACAAAGCGGTTCGAAGCGGGGCGTGGCGCGCTGGAGCGAGCGCTGATGATCTCGAAATTTATTCCTGAACGGCGGCTTCTCGACGAATTGCCGGATCGCTAAGTCGGCTTCACTAGCCCCCGCAGGATTCGCCGCACCAATGGGGCGACGATCAGGACAGCGGGGAAGGCGATTAGCCAAGAAGACAGCCACGCCGATATCCACGCACCCATATCGATCGCCTGCAGGGCCAGTGCCGTTGCAACGCCGGACACGATGAAGCTCATCATGCCCGAGAGTAGCAGGCCGAAAATGGTCGGCTCCAATCTCGCTGGGATGAAAGGTTTCACGAAGCGAAGCCTCGCCTGATCAGACCCAGGGGCGCTCCGCCTCCAGCTTGCCTTCAAAGGTTACGATGCTGTCGGCCTTCTCAAGGGTCAGCCCGATATCGTCGAGACCGTTCAACATGCAGTGCTTCTTGTGGGCGTCGATGTCGAAGGTGATCGAACCGCCATCGGGGCCGGTGATGATCTGTTCTTCTAGGTCCACCGTCAGCACTGCATTGGAGCCGCGTGATGCGTCGTCCAATAGTTTCTCAAGATCGTCTTCAGACACGACTACCGGCAGAATGCCGTTCTTAAAGCAGTTGTTGTAGAAAATGTCGGCAAAAGACGTAGAAATCACGCAGCGGATGCCACGGTCGAGCAGAGCCCAAGGGGCGTGTTCGCGTGATGAACCGCAACCGAAATTATCGCCAGCTACCAGAATTTGTGCCTCTCGATAGGCGGGTTTATTGAGCACGAAATCGGGGTTTTCCGACCCATCCTCGTTCAGCCGCATTTCCGCAAACAGGCCTTCGGCCAAACCGGTGCGCTTGATGGTCTTCAAGTAATCCTTGGGGATGATCATGTCGGTGTCGATATTGATGATGGGCAGGGGCGCGGCAACGCCGGTGAGCTTGTCGAATTTTTCCATAGTACGGCCTCTTGCTCTGTGGCGTGGCATCCATGGCCACGCGGTTGCCGCCTTGTTACAGGAGGCAAGCGAAACGGCCAAGCACCACGATGACGTGAAACGATAAAGCGGGGCGATACCATGACACTCTACAGACTGCTCACCGGCGGCGATGACTCTGCCTTCTGCCACAAGGTCTCGCTGGCCCTTTCAAAAGGCTGGACGCTTCATGGCTCCCCGACCATGACCTTCGATAGCACATCTGGTAAAGCCGTCTGCGCACAAGCTGTGGTGAAGACCGTCGAAGGCAAAACTTACTCGCCGGACATGAAACTTGGCGAGCAGTAGCTAGTGTAGGCGGACCGCTGAATTCGTCAGGCGACGCGGGCTCCTGGATTGGTACCGAATTCCACGGGGCGAATGATCGCTGCTGACTGCTTTGACGGATAGCCAGCCCTTTCCGGCGCGACGCACACGC
This window harbors:
- a CDS encoding tetratricopeptide repeat protein: MRFVLALVWSMLAAVASAQTPGPSKPIASDFDREAELAKVYDELKHAPREEEARRAVGKLWNIWLMTPDEASAELMNKAIRTTRYADYATALDQLSTVIDQHPTYAEAWNQRAHVHFLRQDWERSIADCEKVLELEPKHLGCLTGLAIIHIRQTKRFEAGRGALERALMISKFIPERRLLDELPDR
- a CDS encoding DUF2798 domain-containing protein, giving the protein MKPFIPARLEPTIFGLLLSGMMSFIVSGVATALALQAIDMGAWISAWLSSWLIAFPAVLIVAPLVRRILRGLVKPT
- the leuD gene encoding 3-isopropylmalate dehydratase small subunit; amino-acid sequence: MEKFDKLTGVAAPLPIINIDTDMIIPKDYLKTIKRTGLAEGLFAEMRLNEDGSENPDFVLNKPAYREAQILVAGDNFGCGSSREHAPWALLDRGIRCVISTSFADIFYNNCFKNGILPVVVSEDDLEKLLDDASRGSNAVLTVDLEEQIITGPDGGSITFDIDAHKKHCMLNGLDDIGLTLEKADSIVTFEGKLEAERPWV
- a CDS encoding DUF1737 domain-containing protein translates to MTLYRLLTGGDDSAFCHKVSLALSKGWTLHGSPTMTFDSTSGKAVCAQAVVKTVEGKTYSPDMKLGEQ